The stretch of DNA GGTGCTGGAGAGAGAAACTCCTATGTTGAGATACTCGTGTAACTAACAATCTTAGGGATTCAGTTGTTCAGGTTTCACTGAGATGACTGAGTAACCATCTGTCTTAACACAAAAGTgtatgggttttgtttgttagcttttattttttttaaaccaagatACATCAGCTTCCAGGGGAGTTCTGGGGTTTTTGAATCCTCTAGCTTCTCTGTCACAGGGAGCCACATCACTGAAACCTCAAAATCTTGTTATGGGCAGGGTTTTCCAAATTCAAGAGCTTAATAGTCCTGTAAGATAATCACAAATGGCAATGGTAGGTTAACAGTGGAACCATGTGAACTGGAGATTAAGAACAACAGTAAGATCTCCATTAAGATCAGGGAACTTCAGAGAGTCTGAGAATACCAGAGGTTGGAAGGGGGCTGTGGAGGTCATCTAATCCAAACCTTCTGCTCTGATGGTAGCCCATCCTGTGTGAATCAAATTTTGTACTAATGGGAATTGTGCTAGGAATATTCTGTGAATTCTTCATGGCAAGTTGTGGATATGACACAGACCATCATTGGGGACTGAAGAGCTGGTGCTAAGTACCACctaaagctaaaaaaaataatcggTCACACAGTACTGGGATTAAACTGTGATCCTTTCTGTGGCAGGCCCTTTGGACATGAGGTGCTATGTAGAAGTATAGATATGTATTCTGTATTCTGTTTCCAGAAATGTCAATATTGAATTATATGAGTTGTTAAAAGGTAGTTCCTCTCTATATTCTAGTTCCAGTAGAGCCAcccaaaaggaaaacatcagCCGTTGGTTACAACAAAAAATGTATCTGCAAGGCACTGTAAAAGATAAATGTTCTCTAGAACTGATTACTAACAGTAAACGAGAAGGCCATATTcattgtttaattttctttgtcttccagGTCGGACTCATCTCTGGGACGGCTTTTATGCTGATAGGTTTAACGGTTCTTGTAGTGGGTTTTCTTGTGCCACCGAAAATCGAAGCTCTTGGGAAAGATGATTTTGTTGTGGTGGATACTCGTGCCATTCAGTTTAATGGGTCCCTTGATATATGCAAGCTGGCGGGAGCAATCTTGTTTTGCATTGGAGGGACCGCCATGTCAGCATGTCTGTTGATGTCTGCTTTTGCTAAAAGTTActccaaagaagaaaagtaCCTCCAGCAAAGATTTAAAGAGAGAATAGCAGATGTAAAAGCCCATGCAACCCCAGTCACAAAAGCGCCAGCACCAGGAGAATCAAAGATACCTGTCACTTTGTCCAAAGTTCAAAATGTCCAACCTTTACCTGAAACCTGAccctttggttttgtttctcacttgtAGATCACTTTAATGGAAAATATCAGCTGTTGTTGGCATACGTGCTAGTCAATTACAACATCAAGTGCTCTGCTATACAAATTCACAGCTGATTGGGAAGCTGTTCCAGTGCAAATTTAGGATTCGGAGAAGTGAAATTATGTGATTAGACCTGTGACCAATATATGCAGTGTATTCAAACATTTTAATCTGTGTTGAACCAGTAAGTCCTTGCAACAATGATTAGGTGTCTAGCTTACCAGATTGCATCCCTAGAAAATACAAGGTGCATTTATGACAGCTCTACCAGGAATACCTTACATTGCACTGTTTAAAGTTTAGATGagttggtgttttgttttttcctgtctttaaaaTACTCTTTACTCTGCCTGGTTCTGCTGTCCAGGGAGCCAAGGTTCTGCCCTTGTAATGTGCACTTGTCCTCCTATCACATGCTATGGTCCTCATCGAAGTAATAATGCACAAGTAAAACATCCATGACATTGGAATGTCCTTAGTTTGATCTTGGCACACTTCGCTTCCCAGTAAGGTTACTTTCTGGGAAAGGCAAATTATACTTGTTCCAGAGTTACAGCTAGCTGTGCAGAACTGCCACTGTTCTCTTAATCATTGtcatagtaataaaaataaaaataaaaaaaaaagataaggaatTCATATGAAAGGAGGAACATCATACTTGTCTATCTTTGGTTTGAAATTGTTTCTACTCTTATGTTGTGTTATGTTTGAAACACATACAGATCGTTTCAGTTTTGGCTGGGTATGGATTACTAGGTGCAGTTTGACATGCCCAGGCCCCATTTTCTGTCAGTACGTTAATGCCATGTTAGATGACTTTAACACACTTATCTAAAGacattttgaaatgctgtttatatttttatagatGATAGAAAAAGTTATGCTTACCAGATACATTTCTGTAAATGCTTTCCTGAAGACTTATACTTTCATTGAAGACCCTTGATTATTTTCTCACCTGGGGCAATTATTTCACTGTCTTAATCTATGGATTTAAATTAAACTGTTTAAAGGAGGATGTGACATTTGTATTCTCTGACAATATGTGCCACCTTATAGTTCTGTCTATTTTTTGAATGGATTGAATAAAATTCTAGGCGTGAGCCAATCATGACATCTGTGAAAAATCTCTTTCTAGTCAGACAAGTTTCTCTATGAATCTAATATTTCACTTGGAAAGGAGAAATTGGTGCTCAAAACTCAAGTGCAGTCTGCATTTCAGCTTTCTTACATGAGGAAATCACTTTGGTGCTTGATCAAAAATTTCCGGCGTGGTAATGCCAGGTATGTTGTAACAGCTATGCTCCCATCCTTGATGATAAAACATGTCATGTTCCATTACTCAGTTCAGACTTCCATGACATAAATAAACCTGAATACATGTGTAGGGAAGTTTCAGCTGAATCTGTAGCAATTACCATGGCTGACAATGGCATCAGAAGtaaaattttcttctgaaagaagtGAAAACTGCCTATCTAAGCAATGCAAGTGCAGTCTCCAAGTGTTAGCACTAAAGAGATGTCCAACTAAGAGCTTGTCACAAGCACATAACTACATAGAATGAAATGAAGTTGGTTTTGGTGCTGCTTACACCCATATATTACAAGTGCAAAAAGCACATTGGACCCAATGCTTAAATATAAGATTGTAATCTCAGGGTAGAAGCATGTGAAAATAGTGCTAAAGAGGAGGAGAGTGATAAGATGAGGAGCTGtgtattattttaaaggaaagccAGCAAGAATTTCATTATCAGGGATGAGCAGTAGTGATTACTTACGAGTGGTATATGGAAAAGAGTCATTGCCACTGCTGTTTGTTAGTTACTTCAGGTGGAGAGAGTCCTTATCAGTTTCTTTTCAAGCTGGGAAGGATTTTGTTTACTACTACTTGCTTTCACTGCTGTTGGGTTATCAGTATGTGGGCAGCAGAGAGTCAAGCTGTCCTGACCTTTTCAAtgcagtttttaattaaaaattgtgCATGGAGGAGATGTGACATTTTAAGTTTCACAGTGAAGGAGATTGGATTGATAACTCCCGTAGCTATTACTGAGTGCATCTTTCCATGCACGTTTTGTTAATGCTGTACTGAAAGTTGTACTGAAAATccatttggaaaagaaagccCAGGTTGGGCTTGTTTACCCAAAGTAGCTATATGGGAATACGGTTCTCCTTTAAACACACTCCATGCATAAATACATACAAGTGTTAAATTTTTGTCCATAGGACAGATGACCTGACAGTGCATGGAGCTGAAACAGCCAACAGGCATTTGGTCCCACGGTGCATCGCTCCTGCAGAACTGAACATCTTTGACATTGTGAGAAAGGATGAGTCATGCACGGCATTACTCAGGtgttaaggaaaagaaaaagcctcaAGGATCTTACCGAAGCTTGCTGGGATAGGAAATGTGTCAGGGAtttagcagcagcaaagctgctgaCACTGTAACAGCTAATGGTACCGCACACACTTCATCTTGTTAAACCCTTGTTTCAGTTGATTAGAgattttccagcagatttttTGACACCTCTGAAGGCTGAAATCCTTCACAACAGAGTTTCTGATCCACGCGGGGTTTTTCTGGAAATGCTGagcataaaattattttgtttatattaatAAGTCATACACCAGAAAGTTTAAGGCacattagaaatgttttttagaTTTGATTCCTTGTAATGTTTTAGCACCTTCAGCCTTTGGTGCAGGAACTGAAATGTCGGAAAAAGAGCAGTGGTGATGTGCTTTCTGCTGTTCCCACAGAAAATGCTGGTGATACTTCCTCCAGGTGGGGAGCAATGAA from Anas platyrhynchos isolate ZD024472 breed Pekin duck chromosome 2, IASCAAS_PekinDuck_T2T, whole genome shotgun sequence encodes:
- the NRSN1 gene encoding neurensin-1, giving the protein MSSYADICGTKHTQGSTEGGYQRYGVRSYLHQFYEDCTASIWEYEDDFQIQRSPSRWSSTFWKVGLISGTAFMLIGLTVLVVGFLVPPKIEALGKDDFVVVDTRAIQFNGSLDICKLAGAILFCIGGTAMSACLLMSAFAKSYSKEEKYLQQRFKERIADVKAHATPVTKAPAPGESKIPVTLSKVQNVQPLPET